The stretch of DNA TTGCACGAACACATTCGCCGGCTGGTTTGAAGGTAAACGTCTGTAGGGTGACGTCTTATCACGTCTGAGCCGCATAGGTCCGCTAAAGGTCGGATACCGATGGTCGAAGAACGGCCAAGATCGGAAGTTCATTACCGAGATCGCGCCCCTATAAAGCGGCCATCAGCCCTGTCACATTAACGTTCGAGTTCACTCGCACGCGGAAACTGGCGAAGCCCGCTGTAGCGAGGCGGGTGCGCGCAAGCTTAGGCATCACTCGTCTTCTGCCCGCGCATCTCGTTCATAGTGAAATTGCCGTTCCAGCTCAGCGAGAGACTCTGCTGTTGGTTGCATCTCACGCAGAGCCTCAATAGTTAACATTGGGACCATGGGTTTCGGAATCCCTGCTTGCCGATGAACTAGCTCGATCAGTTCCGGCTCGCGATTTGCCCACTTCGCTTTACTAGTCGCAAGCGATATCAATGGATCGACGCTGGGGTTCGAGCCAAGCTCGGCATGCCAAGCCGCAGCAACTATGTCTTGCTTCATGACGGCCAAGCCGGCCGCAAAGTTCTTTGCGTCGGCATCTGGTTGCCCGTTATAAGCTGACGCTGCATAGAAGAAAAAGCTTGGATGATTGGAGGCGATTACTGGTGCCGATTCCCCGGATGGCAGCGCCAATGTTCCAACATCAAGTATCTCAAGCGCTTGACCCCATAGGCGTTGGATCCACTTTCGGATTGGCAGACCAAGTGCCATTAAAGGTCGGCGAGTGTTTGTGTTCGACTTGTCTGAGAAAAGCTCAAGTAATCCAAGCGAATAGTCGTCGAATGGGCCTTCGTAAATTCCTGAGGAGTCCAGCGCCTTGCCGTCATTTGCTGGTGCCGCGACAGGAACGATATCAACAATGCATGAAAACCGAGCAAGGTCTTGCTGTAGAACCCCGTTCAGCTGTAGCAACTCCCACCAACGGTTCGTGGTCTTAGAGTTGAGATAGTCCTGCTTCTTAATCAGTGAGACTGGCGGAAAATCCATGATTTCCACGGCAGCCCCGAACTCCAATGGAAGCCCAAGCGGAAGCAGAAACTTCCATTTGTCGCTCCATTTCCCGGTCTGTTGGAAATCCTTACTTTGGGCGAATCCTCTTAGCCCTAGCGAAAAGAACTTTTCATAGCGGCTAACTGTTCGCTTGCCTACCTCGTTATCCGGATGTTCAAAGGCAACTACAAATCCCGCTGGAGAGGTTGATGCGGAGACGTTGCTGATCCCGACCGCCTCACGTCGGAGGCTGTCCTGCATGTAGTGAGTCACCGTGGCCTCAAGGGTGTCCTGCTCGTGGCCGTCATTGGGATAGGAAAACAGTGTCTCCGTCTCCTGTCTAGCGCCGATTCGAATGTTGAAGTTTGCCATCTGAATCTCGAAACATTTTGAGCAATGGGACTCGTCGCTACTTGTGAAGCATACCGTTCGAGCTAAGCTAACCGCGAATGCAGACGGTGGTTAGCCGTGGAAGGCAGATTGCCAAAGCGACCCGGAGCGGCCAAGCGACGGCGGCCGTAGCGGGTCAGCTTGAGCGAGGGGTTAGGCATCAGTTCGGGAGGTCAGAAATGGGCAGAGAACGCGCTCAAGGTGCAGGCGATGGGTCGCTCCTCGATTGACACGGTCAGCTCCAGATGGCGACCAGCTCGGCAATCTTCGTTGCGATAACCGTCATTGTGTCTTCCGATGTGTCCAGACCGCTTCGCGAAGCGAGCATGGGGCTGACATCGCGGAGTGCTGCGTAGGTCGTACCGTGCACGATAGGCACCAGCCGGTTACCCTGCAAAAGGGCCGACAGCTCCTTGTCGGCAACACCCTCTTTAGGGAGCCGTGCGAGCAGCGCAGGGGTCACTAGAACGAGTCCTATTTTCGAGGCCGCCAAGCCCTTGTCGATAGCGCGCATCATCGGCACGCCAAGGCCAAGGTCCTTCTCACTGAACCAAACCTTGACACCAGCCGCCTCAAGCAGGTCGTTGAGTTGTTTGGCGGCTCCTTGCCGGTCATCCCAGGCGTGGCAGAGGAAGCAATCACGCAAATCTGGCTTCGCCGCCGTTTGAGTCTCAACAGCCTCACGGACCGGTGTGAGTGACGCCATTTGAGCAGGCGTGTACGAGACGGTCGAGCCAACACGCGACCAGCGCGGCCTTAAACTGCCGCTTCCGCTGGACTTGCCTCCGCCAGACGGATAGGACGAACTGTATCCACTACTGTAGCTGTAGCTGCTGCGATAGCCACCATAGCGGCTGCACGCAGGGCAATTTGCCGCAGCGCTTGGAGTGCGGTGACCATAAACTGGGGCTGTGCATCTCGCCATGAATCTCCATCCTGCTTAGCGCCTCGTGGCGGGGTTCTGATGCCTAACTATGTTTAGGCGGATCCGCATAAGAAACGGATCTGCATTTCTGTCCGCATAACACGCCACAACAGTTTGTGAAGAATACGCCATGCCCGGTGTTGTTTCAACGGGTTGCGACGGTGGGATCATGCATCACGGGTTCTTATGCCGATCGGTGTAAGCCCCACTTCTGGTAGCGGTCGATCGTGCATTTCGGCTCAGGTTCGAGGACTGCCATCGGCCAAGAGCGGAAGTTCGACGACGAAGCCGTACCGCCGTGGAGGGTCAGGGTGGCCAGAGCGCGAAGCGCGGAGGGAACCTGCAAGCGCAGCTTGCAGGCCACCCCTCTCGACCGGCATGTTAGGGTGCTTTTCGGGCGCGAGAGATTTCATCAACAGTTGGCACACGATAAGTGATTGCATTTCTTGCAAGAAGATCTTCGTAGCTTTCTTGCTCTAAGGTTCCGGTGAGGTGTTCGCAAAGGGAATCAAATTCAGTGACAACCCACGCGCTTGCCTTTCCTATAAGAAGTTTGAGATTGCCGTAATTTCCTTGTTCCAGCGTTGCACCAAAGGCGGCAAAGCAAACAATCTTCTCAATCTTGTAGCTCTTCTTTCCATTGTTTAGAATCGCGCCTGAGATACTCTGCGCATAGGAGTTTTCGTCATGGATAAAATGCCTGTTCCGAAGGTCTTTGAAGTACTCGAATGCCATTAGAGCTTCTGGCGGCTCCCCTTTGTAGATTTTCGGCGCAGAAAGCTGCAACCTAGCACTTGAGCCGAAACACTTCATGAAGTGGACAATGGCCGAACGCCAAAGAGCTTCACGGGCTACAACAGGGTTCTCTGGCATTTGGTTGATTGCATCAAGGCAAGCATCAGCGAATTCGAGGTCTTCCTTGTGGAGAGATAGGTCTGCTACCCGCTTGGCTTCTGGACCGTTGATCGTTATAACCTTCACAGCATCTGGAAAGCCTTCTATGTGAAGGCCCGACTCCGTGCTGGAAATGGCAAAGTGTTCCATGACACCTAACGTTTAAGGTAACCCGGTCGCCGGAGGAGCGAGAACCGCGGAGGGAACCTGCACGAGCAACTTGCGGACGGTTCGGTTGCCCCAGAGGTTAGGCATTATTTTCTCCAGAATCAGTGACTGTATAGAAGTCGATAATGATCCCTGCCTCAAGAAACATTTGATGTGCTGTTTTGCCACTCTTATCCCATGGTGAGTCAGTATGGCCAGGGGCCAATGCAACAACTCTTTTAATCCCAGCTTGAATAATCGGTCCTGCACACCTTGCGCAAACTGGCTTTCCCCAAACATAGAGTATTGAGCCCTCAGCGCGAGCCCCAGCTGCAATTAGAGCATTTACTTCGGCATGTACAACTAACTCGAGTTTGGTATCTTTATCAGTCAGCCGTTCTGCGGAATCTTCTACGCCCATCGGGAAACCGTTATAGCCAATAGAAATATTTCCACCTTTCTTGGAAAAGACCACCGCCCCAACTTTTGCGTTTGGATCTTTTGACCAACTTGAAATATATCTGGCCAACTCACAGAAACGTGCATCCCACTTCTGCATTGGTTTTGCCCCGATACTGTATGCCACTGAACTACTCCTGAATTGTCTGACGACAAGGGTACCGGGCGCAAAATGCGAAGCGCAGCTTGGCTTTTTACGATCCGAACACGCCGCTACAGTTCGTGAAGAATACACCGTGCCCAGTGTTGTTTCAATGAGTTGTGACTGTTGGCCCACTTAGCACACGGTCCTATGCGGATCAGCGTAATCCCCCCTCGGGTAGCGGCGGTCGTGGACTTCTGCTTTGGGTCGTCTGCAGCCGGTGAGAACAGCGAGAAGGCCTCAAGCCAGTGCCCCTCTTTGCCCGCTTCGTGGAGGCAAGACGACGTCGAATTCTTCCCTTGGAACTTGTAACCCTCACATATGCGCTTTTCAGACCGTTCTGGGGGAGTCTTCGACACCCCCTCTTCCCCACTGAGAGCGCCCGCGCTTCGACAAGCGCCGGCGCAGTGAGTCACGAGCGCGGAGTAATCGGCGCCGGTTCAGGCTTTCCCGTAACCCATCGTATCGAGCTATCTTCAAACCCAGACATCCAGCCGTAGGTGCCCGATCCACCTATCCATTCTGTAAGATGGCAACAGACGCCGACGCGACGCAAGGCCTCTTGCCGAATGATGCTATACATTTTCCTTTCAACATCCTTTGCCCTTCGATCTAGCACAAACTCATGCTTTTCCGTTGGCACCTGGACGCCTAAAGAGCAGAAGTATCGGTGCTCTTCAAACTCACGAGGCATATTGTTGAAATCCTTGCTGATGTATTTTGAGAGGTAGCGAGCGAGCTTCACGGGTGAGCTTCCTGGTCGGGGGCCTCTCACATTCACTTGCCCCTGCCCATTTCCCACGATCTTGTACCAGCACCGTCGCAACAGCCGCACATCCTGAAAACCTTTCACGGCGAGATGAGGATGCAGCGCCCCACGTTGTTGGCGTTCCAGCACCGCCACATAGGGCATGGAACAGCCTGACCGCGAGAGCGCACGCCGTAACCGTGCCAGGTCGTGTAAGACATGCTCCCGATCCTGCACATTTGCTCGATAGGTCAAGGTCACGAGATGGTCGGCTCCAATGGTCAGGCATTTCTTGCGAATAGTGCCTTTGGCACGACTTCGTGCTCGCGCCTCGTTCATCGTTCTATTCCGCGATGCGCCTTTTTCTCCTCTCTTGCCTTGAATCGGGTCTAACCGTCCCCAAGACAGTTCGACCCATTGTTTTCCGAAATCATGAATCGTGATGGACCAGACATTCCCTGCGGGAGGTAGTGTGATGTGAGGCCATGTGTGGTCGCCGAGAAATGTCCTCCTGTCAAGTTTAGGAGAGGCCGCTGGCGCGGCTCCCCTGCGCAGGTGGCTTGCGCCACCCCGCGCACGGGCGTCCGGCTTTTGGTTGCTGCTGTTTGAATCGAGCGGCTTATCTTGACAGGACATCTGGAACCTCCTAGCCTTAGGCTGACTAACCGGTTAGTTAGTGAGGAACTGGTCATGGATGATCGTATCGTTGTCGATCCAAACATCTGCAGCGGAAAGCCTACAGTTCGGGGCACCCGCATTATGGTGAAAAACATTCTCGGCATGGTGGCCGGTGGCTATACCATGGCCGGGATCATTGACGCGTACCCCGAACTGACCAACAACGATGTCACTGCCGCGCTTGAGTATGCCAGCCAGGTGATTGACGAAGAGAAAGTCATTCCGCGTGCCTGACCGCTTGACCATCCTTCTCGACCAAAATGTTCCTCGAGCCGTCGTGTCATGGCTGAAGCTGTTGAAGCCGACCTGGGCCGTCTTCCACACTGATGATGTGGGATTGTCGGGGAAGGCTGACGAAGAGGTCTTCGCCTGGGCGCAACAACAGAGCGCTGTCGTTGTAACCTTCGATGAAGATTTCGCTGATGGCCGTTCCTTCCCAGCGCAGCACCACCATGGCATTGTGCGCCTTCGGGTGTGGCCAACAACGATCGAAGAAACCGAACAGGCTTTGGGGCGATTGCTCAGTGAGGTCACCGAAGCTGAACTCACCACGTCTCTCATCATCGTAGACCGCTCTCGAATCCGCGTGCGGACCCGACCCCAATAGGTTGCATGCCCCGCAAAAGGCGAGGCGTGCAGTGTAACCAAAAGTGTAACCGTCGAGACCGTTTCCGGCGGTTTTAGGCACCACACCACAGGACGAAGCACGGCCTGACCTACCCTCCGAAACGTAAATCATTGGCTAGGAAGTCCGACCGTGCTGAGATGAGGCCCACAGGAGGGGCCATGGCTGGAAAACGGCAGACGGAGGAACAGATTATCGCTATCCTCAAGGAGCCCACCTTTTTAGGCGTGGCGGGACAAGTATGCGGGGTTTGAAGTCAGCGATGTGAAGAAGCTGCGCTAGCTGGAAGCCGAAAAGCGGCGATTGGCGCAGATGGTGACGGAGCAAGCGCTGGACATCCACAGGCCGAAGGCCATCACCGCAAAAAATTGGTCGTACCTAAGGTGAAACGAATCGCGGCCCGGTGGATGGCCGAACGCGTTGGCTCAGTCGGCGACGGTTCTGTCGACTCCTCAAAGTAGTTCGGGACACGCTGCGGTATCGCGGTCGCTGCCTGGAGGATGTGGCGCTACGGATGCGGATTCGCGAGATTGCCGCTGGGGCATCACCGCCGACGTCCGTACATCCCAGAACTTCGGACTGTTTGATGTGGAGCGCGAGACGGTTCTAGTGGTAGTCACGCTTGCCCTTGCTTCAGTCCGAGTGCCATGCAATCAAATCGAATTCGAGCGGACTCGTTCGATAGCCCCATTGCTTCAACAGAGCGACGGTCATTTGTTTTTCATCTTCGGGAAGGTTGTCCCATTCCATGCGGATCACACGGGGTCGGAGGCGCGAGAAGTCAAACTGTTTCAAGACCTGATAATCATAACTTTCTACATCGATTTGAAGCAGATCAACCTTGTGAATCCTGTGTTTTTGAAACAAATTTTCGAGCGTGTCACATCGGACCGGTTCAGAGATAATATGTGGTCGAATCGTCGCAAACTCCGCGTCGGAAATTCGTTGCCCACCCAGAGCATTTCGGTCGTGAAAGAACGACCCAATGCCCTTTGCCCAGTACGGTACGCGTCCCAACTCCACTGCTTCAGGGTCCACCCGAATCATTGTTTTTTGTCCGGTATAGTCGGCGACGGCCACGTTCTCAAACAGCATGCCCTCTCGGCCTTCATATGTCTCGCGAAGTTGCGCAAACAGGTCAGGAAGCGGCTCTATTAGAAGTCCGTGCCACCCATGTTTGACGACCGATTCGTAGATAGGATCGAACGCGAACCCGTCATTTGCGCCGACCTCGACGAAGAAGACATTCGGGGAGGCTGCAAGTTGTGCGAGAAGGGCCGACCATCGTGCCTCCGGTTTCATAATTCCGCAGGCTTCCAACAAGAGCCTCGGTGGGCGGGTGAACCCGAGTGCAATCATATTGGCAATAACGAGCAGCAACCTTCGAGTGCATCGTGCAGGATTCTGGATCAGGCCGCGCAATGCAAGCGCACCCGCCTGGAACGGTGAGCTCCCATCTTCACGTATCGCTTCGGCCGCCTCCGCCAAGAAATTTTCCCAGCCATACCGCGGTCCCCGCGATTCTGTTCCCAGGGCCTTGACCACATCTTCCCAAAATCTGCGCACGGCCTCCAAGGGGCGGTGCGATGAAACGGCGAGCACCCGCACGGTTTTTCGTATATGTTGCCAAATGGCCGGCGCCTCTCCCAACCAGGGGTTAGCTTGTAACTCCGAAAGGAGGAACGTTCGAACGGATTCGACCCCCCCTCCACGCCACCACCGTTGTCCCGCAATGGTTGCACAGACGGCGATTCTGGCACGGCGCCTCATCAAGTCGGCATCGGGTGAGTCTGGAAGCAGCCGTAACGTCTTCTCAATAATGATTCGGAGTGCGTGCTCATTCGAGCCACTGATAATATCTTGGTGATGTTTTCCTTGTTTAGATTCTCTCCCACGGGCGACAGGATCATTCACGAAATGCCACTGGCAGTGATAGGCGAGACGCAAGGCAAATTCGTAGTGTTCCATTGTCTCGACCGTTTCATCAAAATATCCGGCTCGATCAATCACCTCTCGCCTTACAAGGAGTGTGTCAATATTGATGAAATCGTCGGTTCGAGTTAAGAACTCCTCAAACACTCGACCTGAGGGACCAGATGGAGGCCAAAGGACAATATTGCCGCGGATGTCCTTCACGAGGCCGTGACCATAGATGACCCCAATGTCGCTCTGTGTTTCTAAAATAGGTACCTCGGCCATAAGGCGGTTGGGAAGCCAGAGGTCATCATCATCTAAAAAGGCGACATACCCTCCTTTACTGAATTTAATTCCGGCATTCCGTGCCGCCGCCGGGCCTCGATTCGTCTCCAATCGCAGATATCGCACCAGTGGAAATTGGCGCACGATGGCACCGGTTTCATCCGAGGAGGCATCATCGATCACAATCACTTCCAGTTCAAACAGGTTGCCTCGTCCCTCCTGTGCAAAGACCGAGGTCAACGCCTCTCGCAACAGCTGCGCACGGTTGCGAGTAGGGATGATGACGCTGACGAGCGGGATGGCGGGAGTGATGACGTTGAGTGAAAAATCTCGCACTATCTCCTCCTCAATGGTCTCTGGCAGGGTCAATCGGCCGATAGATTATCGTGATGGAATGTTGTCAGGCCCGGGTCGGCAATCCTCTCCGACATCGACGCGCCCAACCAGCCGTGTATCAGACTGGTTCTTCTGTTCCTGAACATACGTAGAGGAACCGAGAGACTGTCCGTGCAAGAATATCCGAGAGTGACGCGACGCAGGCTACTGCCTTTCCGTGAGAAAGAAATTCCGTGGCCGCTGTTACAGTGCAAATGGTTGAGCTCGTGCTGCAGGCGTATGATGCAAAATGTGTGCGAAATATTTTGTGAATCCATCAATCCACTCGAATCAATCGATTCCATGGAAACCGCGCATGTCATGGTTGTGGCAGCTACACGGAGAAACCATTTGAAACACCGCCCATCGTAAACAGTGTCCTATCCTGATTCATGAACCGCAGGTTGATGGTTCGATTCCACTCGCCGGTTCCATCCCAGGCTTGTCCTGACATGGCACCTGTTCAATGGCCCTTGCGGTAGGTTCAATCCTTCGTGGTCCGCCCTTTTTTCATCGCATCGTATGAATCTGCAGCAGCATCCGTCGAGACAGGCTAGAAGCTGGTTGTCTTACGACCTGTATTTCCCTATAGTGGGGAGCGCTTCCTCGGGCAGGTTTTTCGATCGACTTCCTGGTACGGACCAAAGATTGGTAGTACGGTATGGCGAGTCACGACGAAGCAGAGCCAACCAACGCCCCGCGTCAGTCGGGATCTTCTCCTCACGATCAAACCGGATTTGCCCAGACAGCGAATCGTCACGATCCCTCCCCTGATTCCTCGCCAGGTGAACCCAATGGTGCGGAGCAGCAGTTTCGGCTGAAACTCGCGATGTTTGGGATCGTGATTATTGCGGCGATTATTGCAGTGTTCGTGACCGGGTATCCCGGCTGGGAAAGTTATATGGCGCAAGAAGCGGCGAAACGATCACTGCGCGCCTATATCGATGTGCGGCCCAAGAGCATCATGACAATCGAGGAAGGGGCTGTGCCTCGTGTTCAGGAACACTTTGAGAATATCGGACGAACGCCTGCGCATGACAACGGCTCATTCTCAAAACTGGTGGTGACGGAATATCCTCTGCGGCGTCAGTTCGTCAACGAGGAGTGTGCCCATCCTGCTTCTGGCCCGAAGGCGAACAACCCGAAGGCGAACAAATGGTTTGTCGGGAAGGCGATGGCGAAGGAAGTGGCA from Nitrospira sp. encodes:
- a CDS encoding toll/interleukin-1 receptor domain-containing protein, coding for MASLTPVREAVETQTAAKPDLRDCFLCHAWDDRQGAAKQLNDLLEAAGVKVWFSEKDLGLGVPMMRAIDKGLAASKIGLVLVTPALLARLPKEGVADKELSALLQGNRLVPIVHGTTYAALRDVSPMLASRSGLDTSEDTMTVIATKIAELVAIWS
- a CDS encoding dCMP deaminase family protein; amino-acid sequence: MAYSIGAKPMQKWDARFCELARYISSWSKDPNAKVGAVVFSKKGGNISIGYNGFPMGVEDSAERLTDKDTKLELVVHAEVNALIAAGARAEGSILYVWGKPVCARCAGPIIQAGIKRVVALAPGHTDSPWDKSGKTAHQMFLEAGIIIDFYTVTDSGENNA
- a CDS encoding DUF433 domain-containing protein, whose protein sequence is MDDRIVVDPNICSGKPTVRGTRIMVKNILGMVAGGYTMAGIIDAYPELTNNDVTAALEYASQVIDEEKVIPRA
- a CDS encoding FkbM family methyltransferase → MRDFSLNVITPAIPLVSVIIPTRNRAQLLREALTSVFAQEGRGNLFELEVIVIDDASSDETGAIVRQFPLVRYLRLETNRGPAAARNAGIKFSKGGYVAFLDDDDLWLPNRLMAEVPILETQSDIGVIYGHGLVKDIRGNIVLWPPSGPSGRVFEEFLTRTDDFINIDTLLVRREVIDRAGYFDETVETMEHYEFALRLAYHCQWHFVNDPVARGRESKQGKHHQDIISGSNEHALRIIIEKTLRLLPDSPDADLMRRRARIAVCATIAGQRWWRGGGVESVRTFLLSELQANPWLGEAPAIWQHIRKTVRVLAVSSHRPLEAVRRFWEDVVKALGTESRGPRYGWENFLAEAAEAIREDGSSPFQAGALALRGLIQNPARCTRRLLLVIANMIALGFTRPPRLLLEACGIMKPEARWSALLAQLAASPNVFFVEVGANDGFAFDPIYESVVKHGWHGLLIEPLPDLFAQLRETYEGREGMLFENVAVADYTGQKTMIRVDPEAVELGRVPYWAKGIGSFFHDRNALGGQRISDAEFATIRPHIISEPVRCDTLENLFQKHRIHKVDLLQIDVESYDYQVLKQFDFSRLRPRVIRMEWDNLPEDEKQMTVALLKQWGYRTSPLEFDLIAWHSD